The following proteins are encoded in a genomic region of Lytechinus variegatus isolate NC3 chromosome 7, Lvar_3.0, whole genome shotgun sequence:
- the LOC121418012 gene encoding potassium channel subfamily K member 16-like: MIAQRPSSSLRAIEEEDSRSHSHVPLAINWLKTLVLLIVLIGYLFAGAFIFTAFEQKPAYKAADEFKHFLIELAEENDCLDDDGVNGLMDIVTRAIGEGSYHAGYTYTGMFHQNALVEEHWSIHHSFMFSFTIVTTIGYGQLAPRTALGEYFCVFFAVFGITMMAALLFTVGEIFQYLHSRLFHATKKWIRCQNFKISHPRIKNVVCVINGLLVAYVSLVLLSTVIFCYTQGWSFINSHYFSIISLSTIGFGDLVPEGLHSFQNIPFVAFIQCILCIYLTICMGMISMILNSVKRKQTSISNSVTRKVEHSAFWKRLKHQFKQEEEIATGTTERRRSSSERWARIRVSVNYNERTHETLQRIQRRSVQSRMQQKTESKEGSSTI, translated from the exons ATGATCGCACAACGACCCAGTAGCAGCCTTCGTGCTATAGAAGAGGAAGATAGTCGATCACATAGTCATGTACCCCTAGCAATAAATTGGCTCAAAACTTTGGTTTTATTGATAGTACTCATTGGGTATCTCTTTGCTGGTGCTTTCATCTTCACTGCTTTCGAGCAAAAACCAGCCTACAAAGCCGCCGATgaattcaaacattttcttatTGAATTAGCAGAAGAGAACGATTGCCTCGACGATGACGGTGTTAACGGCTTGATGGACATCGTAACTCGAGCTATCGGGGAAGGGTCATACCATGCTGGTTATACATACACAGGAATGTTTCATCAAAATGCTCTCGTAGAGGAACATTGGTCGATTCACCATAGTTTTATGTTCTCCTTCACAATTGTCACTACAATTG GATATGGCCAACTGGCTCCTCGTACGGCGCTCGGTGAGTACTTCTGCGTCTTCTTCGCTGTCTTCGGCATAACGATGATGGCCGCTCTTCTCTTCACAGTTGGCGAGATATTTCAGTATCTTCATTCCCGTTTATTCCATGCAACCAAGAAATGGATCAGATGCCAGAATTTTAAGATATCACACCCTCGAATCAAGAATGTTGTTTGCGTCATCAACGGCCTCCTTGTCGCCTATGTATCATTGGTCCTGCTGTCGACTGTTATTTTCTGTTACACACAGGGGTGGTCATTTATCAACAGTCATTACTTTTCCATTATCTCATTGTCAACTATTGGATTTGGTGACCTGGTGCCAGAAGGTCTACATTCCTTTCAGAACATTCCATTTGTAGCTTTTATTCAG TGTATCCTATGTATATACCTAACCATCTGTATGGGCATGATTTCTATGATTCTAAACAgtgtaaaaagaaaacaaactagTATCTCTAATAGTGTTACTCGAAAGGTCGAACATTCCGCTTTTTGGAAACGTCTTAAGCATCAGTTTAAGCAGGAAGAGGAGATCGCGACGGGCACCACTGAGCGGAGGAGATCGTCGTCGGAACGGTGGGCGAGAATCAGAGTGAGTGTTAACTACAATGAAAGAACTCATGAAACTCTTCAGAGAATACAAAGACGAAGTGTACAATCAAGGATGCAACAGAAGACAGAGAGCAAAGAAGGGAGTAGCACAATATGA
- the LOC121419159 gene encoding potassium channel subfamily K member 4-like, which translates to MKERSKKSGILRPFVRFIILIISMFIYLAIGAVVFNRLENDNNIASQRKLYESLIEFMDDHPCLSNESLQYFFENVDKAIEMSVVSVTRQSRIRDSSALWDIPTSFFFTSTIVTTIGYGNFAPKTDGGRIFCSFYAFIGIPLTGWFLLTIGDALQVYWNKIRHQTHRLTVKIPHELTRRCIHFIIYSTFILIILLLFPGFVLMYTEGWSYQDAVYYCFITFSTIGFGDLVAGDSQKHNVGLWILNVTHVVFLLMGLSIMSMALKGMGNSQKTSYKRAKTAVRDLVQKASRKKRQKSPPVTIPIDLNTSNVSKSQV; encoded by the exons ATGAAGGAGAGATCGAAAAAATCTGGCATTTTAAGACCGTTCGTACGGTTcatcattttgataatttctatgtttatttatttagcGATTGGCGCCGTTGTCTTCAATCGCCTTGAGAATGACAACAACATTGCTTCACAGAGAAAACTTTATGAATCCCTGATCGAATTCATGGATGATCACCCATGCCTTTCAAACGAATCACTTCAATACTTCTTTGAGAATGTGGACAAAGCTATTGAAATGAGTGTGGTGAGTGTGACACGACAATCAAGGATCAGAGATAGTAGCGCCTTATGGGATATACCAACTTCGTTCTTCTTCACATCTACTATTGTTACTACCATAG GTTATGGAAATTTTGCCCCTAAGACTGACGGCGGTCGTATCTTCTGTTCATTCTATGCATTCATTGGGATCCCCCTCACTGGATGGTTTCTTCTTACAATCGGTGACGCCCTTCAGGTATACTGGAATAAGATAAGACATCAGACACATCGTCTTACTGTAAAGATACCACATGAGCTCACCCGTAGATGCATTCATTTTATCATCTATTCGACGTTCATCCTCattatcctcctcctctttcctGGTTTTGTCTTGATGTACACCGAAGGCTGGAGTTACCAAGATGCCGTCTACTACTGCTTCATAACGTTTAGCACGATCGGATTCGGCGATCTGGTGGCTGGGGATTCACAGAAGCACAATGTAGGCTTGTGGATATTGAATGTTACCCATGTGGTATTTCTATTAATGGGACTGAGCATTATGTCTATGGCACTGAAAGGGATGGGTAATTCTCAGAAGACGAGTTACAAGAGAGCAAAGACAGCGGTTCGAGACCTCGTTCAGAAAGCAAGTCGGAAAAAGAGGCAGAAATCGCCACCAGTGACGATACctattgatttgaatacatCAAACGTTTCAAAATCTCAAGTTTGA